The following proteins are encoded in a genomic region of Triticum dicoccoides isolate Atlit2015 ecotype Zavitan chromosome 1B, WEW_v2.0, whole genome shotgun sequence:
- the LOC119310263 gene encoding uncharacterized protein LOC119310263 — protein sequence MAMRGGGRARQNAIRSGIVVLGAAAFAYLSYRVGFKPYLDRAQEAMDSQIHSSDHAAAAAAAAASASASWEDQTGHPEGDGGLAPSRDPATVLRD from the coding sequence ATGGCGATGAGGGGCGGCGGGCGGGCGCGGCAGAACGCGATCCGGTCGGGCATCGTGGTGCTGGGCGCCGCAGCCTTCGCCTACCTCTCCTACCGCGTCGGCTTCAAGCCCTACCTCGACCGCGCCCAGGAGGCCATGGACTCCCAAATCCACAGCTCCGAccacgccgcagccgccgccgcggccgccgcttcCGCCTCCGCCTCCTGGGAGGACCAGACTGGTCACCCGGAGGGCGACGGCGGCCTCGCGCCGTCCAGGGACCCGGCCACCGTGCTCCGCGACTGA